Proteins from one Bactrocera neohumeralis isolate Rockhampton chromosome 3, APGP_CSIRO_Bneo_wtdbg2-racon-allhic-juicebox.fasta_v2, whole genome shotgun sequence genomic window:
- the LOC126752832 gene encoding protein snail: MATTATKYKSCPLKKRPIVYEDTTETEAETATVTVRDPMQYYAAAAAFATASMIKHEPQPVAEYELLADEQPQDLSLKRKATDNFENYIVPAKREYVLNLSKDGYEANAYDESFSKAYQQRANSPTHSIHSQHSVELGTCSALMSPVEPYTSDYESDYYQQLQQQTAPAVAIHLRGLTAATSGYTTNSTDYKSAFMLAAGGAAPMTALWSAYQPSNGGNLNAIFPSPASSIATSPRSVYSYHQMTPPSSPASEAGSEPEDLSLRNDIPLPALMHHQNEPLSSFSLNTKSTKCATSSEAQAATAANKAASYRYKCDKCNKMYSTVIGLSKHQQFHCPAAECNQDKKQHSCHECGKLYTTIGALKMHIRTHTLPCKCPICGKAFSRPWLLQGHIRTHTGEKPFHCSDCPRSFADRSNLRAHQQTHVEVKKYACKVCHKSFSRMSLLNKHTSSNCTITIA; encoded by the coding sequence ATGGCCACTACAGCAACAAAGTACAAGAGCTGTCCGCTCAAGAAACGGCCCATCGTTTACGAGGATACAACCGAAACTGAAGCAGAAACAGCAACAGTCACGGTCAGAGATCCCATGCAATATTATGCCGCAGCAGCTGCTTTCGCCACAGCCAGCATGATCAAGCACGAGCCACAGCCAGTTGCTGAGTACGAGCTTTTGGCTGACGAGCAGCCGCAAGATCTTTCGCTGAAACGCAAAGCCACAGACAACTTTGAGAATTATATCGTGCCAGCAAAACGCGAATACGTGCTGAACCTCTCGAAGGACGGTTACGAAGCAAATGCGTACGATGAGTCCTTCTCCAAAGCCTATCAACAACGTGCCAACTCGCCAACACACTCGATCCACTCGCAACACTCCGTCGAGTTGGGTACTTGTTCGGCGTTGATGTCACCCGTTGAACCCTACACCTCAGACTACGAATCGGACTATTACCAACAATTGCAACAGCAAACCGCACCAGCGGTCGCAATACATTTGCGTGGCTTGACAGCCGCTACCAGCGGTTATACCACAAACTCGACGGACTACAAATCCGCCTTCATGCTAGCCGCTGGCGGCGCTGCGCCAATGACAGCGCTTTGGAGCGCCTACCAGCCATCCAATGGCGGCAATTTGAATGCGATCTTTCCCTCGCCAGCCTCCTCGATAGCCACCTCACCACGTTCGGTGTACTCATATCATCAAATGACACCACCATCCAGTCCCGCTTCGGAAGCAGGCTCCGAGCCAGAGGATCTGAGTCTACGCAATGATATACCATTGCCGGCGCTAATGCATCATCAAAACGAACCGTTGTCCAGCTTTAGCTTGAACACCAAATCAACGAAGTGTGCAACGAGTAGTGAGGCGCAAGCCGCCACAGCCGCTAACAAGGCTGCCAGTTACCGTTACAAATGCGacaaatgtaataaaatgtaCTCGACTGTTATTGGTCTGTCGAAGCATCAGCAATTCCATTGCCCGGCCGCCGAGTGCAATCAGGATAAAAAGCAGCATTCCTGCCACGAATGTGGCAAGCTCTACACCACTATTGGCGCCTTGAAGatgcacatacgcacacatacctTGCCCTGCAAGTGCCCCATCTGCGGTAAGGCCTTCTCGCGTCCATGGCTGCTGCAGGgtcacatacgcacacacaccgGCGAGAAGCCCTTCCACTGCAGCGACTGCCCGCGCTCCTTTGCCGATCGCTCCAACTTGCGCGCTCACCAGCAGACCCATGTGGAGGTGAAGAAGTACGCCTGCAAGGTCTGCCACAAATCCTTCTCGCGCATGTCGCTGCTCAACAAGCACACTAGCTCCAATTGCACCATTACAATTGCGTAG